TAGAGATTACATGAAACCCTGCATCATAAAAAATTCTTTGAAATAACACCATTCTTGTAGCATGATAATCTGATCCTGTCCCAGCTAAAAGAAAAATAAGTGGAGCTTTCTCCTTTTGGTGAACTAAAGAAAACTCAAATTTGCCATTATACCATAAATTTTCAGGTGGCTCCTTGCTATTAGGTAGTTTTACTTTATACACCTTTGTGGGAACAGCTTCACTTACTCCATCTGTCATAAGGGTAGAACTTCCTAATATAGTTGCCATATATGGATTTTTAAATGGATATTTGTACTCTCCAAATAGGTTGGAAAATACAAGAATTAATAGTGCTCCTATTATCTTTTTCATTTTTTCCTCCAAACAACATATAATAGTTATTCTACTTCAATTGTTAAAATTTTTCAATAGTTTAGTAGATTTCATATCCAGCTTCTTTGATTTTTACAATAACATTATTTCTATGCTCAATGTCACTACACTCAATTACAAGGGTAATCTCTTGCATATTAATTCCTAAATCTATATTATACATACTTTGAGTTATAAATAAAATGTTAGCTCTATTTTTTGTAATAAGTTTTAGAAGTTTTTCTGTTTCTCCAAATCTATCATGAACCTTAACTTTAAATTCAAATCTTCTTCCTTCATTAATAAGAGCTCTATTTAAAACTCTCTCAATAAGGTTTACATCTATATTACCACCAGAAACAACAGCACAAACTTTTTTTCCTACACATTTAACTTTTCCAGCAAGAATAGCAGCTAGAGGAGTAGCTCCTGCACCTTCAGCAACAACTTTACTTTTCTCCATAAGGAATAGTATAGCTCTAGCAATCTCATCTTCACTTACTGTAATAACTTCATCTACATATTTTCTTACAAGTTCAAGAGTTTTACAACCAACTTTTTTAACAGCAATACCATCAGCTATTGTAGGTTGAGCACAAACTTCACAACACTCTCCACGTTTTAAAGCCTCTGTCATTGAAGCAGCATTTGCAGACTCAACAC
The nucleotide sequence above comes from uncultured Fusobacterium sp.. Encoded proteins:
- the ilvA gene encoding threonine ammonia-lyase; the protein is MAVTLETIKKAKTTIEDSIKRTPLIECPTLEKMTGGKVLFKLENLQKTGSFKLRGALNRIANLTEEEKARGVIASSAGNHAQGIALGATAQGIKSTIVMPETAPIAKIAATRGYGAEVVLCGTVYDDAFAKACEIQKATGAVFLHPFDDEYVIAGQGTIGLEILEDAADLDAVLVPIGGGGILAGIATAVKSINPKIKVIGVESANAASMTEALKRGECCEVCAQPTIADGIAVKKVGCKTLELVRKYVDEVITVSEDEIARAILFLMEKSKVVAEGAGATPLAAILAGKVKCVGKKVCAVVSGGNIDVNLIERVLNRALINEGRRFEFKVKVHDRFGETEKLLKLITKNRANILFITQSMYNIDLGINMQEITLVIECSDIEHRNNVIVKIKEAGYEIY